The Daucus carota subsp. sativus chromosome 2, DH1 v3.0, whole genome shotgun sequence genome includes a window with the following:
- the LOC108205690 gene encoding deSI-like protein At4g17486 isoform X1: protein MRLFPSSSSREQKQNGGSNRAPLYLNVYDLTPINNYLYWVGLGIFHSGIEVHGLEYGFGAHEYSSSGVFEVEPKSCPGFIFRRSVLLGTTDMSHSEFRSFMENLSGKFHGDTYHLIAKNCNHFTNEVCLRLTGKGIPGWVNRLAKLGSCCNCLLPESIQVTAVPVRHLPDHQVYSDTDDASDSGGSFLSVETVEEDSDHHLFTTPNSDMAFLKDKPVRVAKELH from the exons ATGCGTTTGTTTCCGTCCAGCTCGTCTAGGGAGCAGAAGCAGAATGGAGGAAGCAATCGTGCTCCTTTGTATCTTAATGTATATGATCTTACTCCGATTAACAATTACCTTTATTGGGTCGGCCTTGGAATTTTCCACTCTGGTATCGAAG TACATGGTTTAGAGTATGGATTTGGAGCCCATGAATATTCATCTAGCGGGGTGTTTGAGGTAGAACCCAAAAGTTGTCCAGGTTTCATTTTCAGGCGTTCAGTACTTTTGGGCACCACTGATATGTCTCATTCAGAGTTCCGGTCATTTATGGAGAACCTCTCCGGAAAATTTCACGGTGACACATATCATTTGATTGCGAAGAACTGCAACCATTTTACGAACGAAGTGTGTTTGCGTCTCACTGGAAAGGGTATCCCAGGGTGGGTTAATCGGCTTGCCAAATTAG GTTCTTGTTGCAACTGTCTACTGCCAGAAAGTATTCAGGTCACAGCAGTGCCAGTCAGACATCTGCCTGATCATCAAGTATATTCTG ATACAGATGATGCGTCGGATTCTGGTGGATCGTTTTTATCAGTAGAGACTGTAGAGGAGGATTCAGATCACCACCTATTCACTACACCAAATAGTGATATGGCATTTTTGAAAGACAAACCGGTGAGGGTAGCGAAGGAGctacattaa
- the LOC108208541 gene encoding homeobox-leucine zipper protein HAT4, translating into MVQQRDELGLSLSLSFPGSFNHNHKLTNNNNQTAHVSSPLELNDLVPSATPNLVPENNTQKSHSGPKMETCREDRRYSLTGIDLNGLPTADMGDEADRVLSPNSTPSSLCGNKRSLIREGANGENVTEFSIDQEDGDNSRKKLRLSIDQTAILEASFREHNTLSHNQKTALAKRLGLKHRQVEVWFQNRRARTKLKQTEIDYEFLKTYFRALTEENAKLKKEVQELRTFKLSPQVSIPPTTLTICPSCEHLSEPSSAPTFSVCPSSTRSETPQVHAMSTTTIASISTCAPNVD; encoded by the exons ATGGTGCAACAAAGAGATGAGTTGGGTTTGAGTCTGAGCTTGAGCTTTCCGGGCTCTTTCAATCACAACCACAAACTTACAAACAATAACAATCAGACGGCTCATGTTTCATCACCACTGGAGCTGAATGATCTCGTGCCTTCTGCAACCCCCAATCTTGTCCCCGAAAACAACACTCAGAAATCTCACTCAG GTCCGAAAATGGAGACATGCAGAGAGGACCGAAGATACTCGTTAACAGGAATAGACCTGAACGGGTTACCAACAGCTGACATGGGAGACGAAGCTGATCGTGTGTTGTCGCCCAACAGCACACCATCAAGTTTGTGCGGAAATAAAAGGAGTCTAATTCGAGAGGGTGCCAATGGTGAAAATGTTACAGAATTTTCCATTGACCAAGAAGATGGCGATAATTCTAGGAAGAAATTGAGGCTTTCGATAGACCAGACTGCTATTCTTGAGGCGAGCTTCAGAGAACACAATACTCTCAGCCAT AACCAAAAGACTGCTTTGGCGAAAAGACTGGGTTTGAAACATCGACAAGTGGAGGTATGGTTTCAGAATCGGAGGGCAAG AACCAAGTTGAAGCAAACAGAGATTGACTATGAGTTCCTGAAGACATATTTCCGCGCTCTAACAGAAGAAAACGCGAAGCTGAAAAAAGAGGTGCAAGAATTGAGGACATTCAAACTGTCTCCCCAGGTCTCCATCCCTCCCACCACCCTCACCATATGTCCTTCTTGTGAGCATCTCTCTGAGCCCTCATCAGCCCCGACCTTCTCAGTGTGTCCATCATCGACACGTTCTGAGACTCCTCAGGTCCATGCTATGAGTACTACCACCATCGCCTCCATTTCAACTTGTGCACCAAACGTTGATTAG
- the LOC108206207 gene encoding nudix hydrolase 8 — MELKLCVSKSLSRPFCNSSHIVGRKAPQLCSCKGNFTKASYLSTSGNGMSLVAKERVMVDTYSFRMNGNNGASPNIYFSKRVLDYLDDEYGGVVINPENLPSNPSVFASVLRSSLSRWMLMGKKGVWLKLPLEKSELVPIAVKEGFQYHHAERRYLMMTYWIPEGPCMLPDNASHQVGVGSFVINENNEVLVVQEKHTAPALTGLWKLPTGFIQESEEIFTGAVREVKEETGIDTEFIEVVAFRHAQNVAFQKSDLFFVCMLRPLSNQIMIDDIEVQAAKWMPLDEFTEQPLIQSDNMFKKIIDICIARLGKKYCGLNVHPVVSKFDGKLSSLYYNIVDAPDSNCQTTSL, encoded by the exons ATGGAGTTGAAACTGTGTGTTTCCAAGTCTTTATCCAGGCCCTTCTGCAACTCCAGTCACATAGTTGGTCGAAAAGCCCCACAACTCTGTTCCTGCAAAG GTAACTTTACAAAGGCTTCTTACCTAAGCACTTCAGGGAATGGTATGAGTTTAGTTGCGAAAGAGAGAGTAATGGTGGACACTTATTCGTTCCGGATGAATGGAAATAATGGTGCAAgcccaaatatatattttagtaaaagGGTACTCGACTATTTGGATGATGAGTATGGTGGAGTTGTAATTAATCCAGAAAATTTACCATCTAATCCTAGTGTTTTTGCTTCTGTTCTCCGTTCATCTCTTTCGCGTTGGATGTTGATG ggTAAGAAAGGAGTTTGGCTGAAGCTCCCACTAGAAAAATCCGAGCTTGTTCCCATAGCAGTAAAG GAAGGGTTTCAGTACCATCATGCCGAAAGAAGATATCTCATGATGACTTACTGGATTCCGGAAGGACCTTGCATGCTTCCTGATAATGCTTCTCATCAagttggagttgggagttttgTGATTAATGAAAACAATGAG GTGCTTGTAGTGCAAGAGAAACACACAGCACCAGCACTTACTGGCCTGTGGAAACTACCTACTGGTTTCATTCAAGAG TCAGAGGAGATATTTACCGGAGCTGTAAGAGAAGTAAAGGAGGAAACTGGT ATCGATACTGAATTCATAGAAGTCGTTGCTTTCAG ACATGCTCAAAATGTGGCCTTCCAAAAGTCAGATTTATTCTTTGTCTGCATGCTGAGACCACTGTCAAATCAAATCATGATTGATGATATTGAAGTTCAAGCAGCCAAG TGGATGCCATTAGATGAGTTCACAGAGCAACCACTTATCCAGAGTGACAACATGTTCAAAAAGATCATCGACATCTGCATTGCACGTCTAGGGAAGAAATACTGTGGACTTAACGTTCATCCAGTAGTTTCTAAATTCGATGGAAAGCTCTCTTCATTGTACTACAACATAGTCGATGCTCCAGATTCCAATTGTCAGACCACATCACTCTGA
- the LOC108205690 gene encoding deSI-like protein At4g17486 isoform X2, whose translation MRLFPSSSSREQKQNGGSNRAPLYLNVYDLTPINNYLYWVGLGIFHSGIEVHGLEYGFGAHEYSSSGVFEVEPKSCPGFIFRRSVLLGTTDMSHSEFRSFMENLSGKFHGDTYHLIAKNCNHFTNEVCLRLTGKGIPGWVNRLAKLGSCCNCLLPESIQVTAVPVRHLPDHQVYSDDASDSGGSFLSVETVEEDSDHHLFTTPNSDMAFLKDKPVRVAKELH comes from the exons ATGCGTTTGTTTCCGTCCAGCTCGTCTAGGGAGCAGAAGCAGAATGGAGGAAGCAATCGTGCTCCTTTGTATCTTAATGTATATGATCTTACTCCGATTAACAATTACCTTTATTGGGTCGGCCTTGGAATTTTCCACTCTGGTATCGAAG TACATGGTTTAGAGTATGGATTTGGAGCCCATGAATATTCATCTAGCGGGGTGTTTGAGGTAGAACCCAAAAGTTGTCCAGGTTTCATTTTCAGGCGTTCAGTACTTTTGGGCACCACTGATATGTCTCATTCAGAGTTCCGGTCATTTATGGAGAACCTCTCCGGAAAATTTCACGGTGACACATATCATTTGATTGCGAAGAACTGCAACCATTTTACGAACGAAGTGTGTTTGCGTCTCACTGGAAAGGGTATCCCAGGGTGGGTTAATCGGCTTGCCAAATTAG GTTCTTGTTGCAACTGTCTACTGCCAGAAAGTATTCAGGTCACAGCAGTGCCAGTCAGACATCTGCCTGATCATCAAGTATATTCTG ATGATGCGTCGGATTCTGGTGGATCGTTTTTATCAGTAGAGACTGTAGAGGAGGATTCAGATCACCACCTATTCACTACACCAAATAGTGATATGGCATTTTTGAAAGACAAACCGGTGAGGGTAGCGAAGGAGctacattaa